A window of the Desulforapulum autotrophicum HRM2 genome harbors these coding sequences:
- a CDS encoding cobalamin B12-binding domain-containing protein — protein sequence MPARINEKYIIKQLCTAVAAMDETATISWAVKASEKKINLHLLVHDGLCKGLEIVSEKYETGEYILPQLVDLSKLLDTTMSILNSGGIPAPDVRQQVIVMGVVEGDIHDIGKNILKLMLTPLGFRIIDMGRDVPIPLFVQTAIREKADMICISSSLSTTLPGISQVMNQLKSNGLNGEIKLIVGGDAVSEAFAARLGADGYAPNAAMGVKLIKSLLTKND from the coding sequence ATGCCTGCAAGAATAAACGAAAAATATATCATAAAGCAATTATGCACTGCAGTGGCCGCCATGGACGAAACAGCCACTATATCATGGGCGGTCAAGGCATCTGAAAAGAAGATAAATCTCCATCTGCTTGTCCATGACGGTCTTTGTAAAGGGCTTGAAATTGTAAGTGAAAAATATGAAACAGGGGAATATATCTTACCTCAATTGGTTGATTTATCGAAATTGCTGGATACTACCATGAGTATTCTCAATTCCGGCGGCATACCTGCCCCGGATGTCCGCCAGCAGGTAATCGTCATGGGTGTGGTGGAAGGAGACATCCATGATATAGGAAAAAATATATTAAAATTGATGCTGACACCTCTTGGCTTTCGGATAATTGATATGGGCCGAGATGTACCCATACCGCTTTTTGTACAAACTGCGATCAGAGAAAAAGCAGATATGATTTGCATTTCTTCAAGTCTCAGCACCACACTTCCGGGAATATCCCAGGTCATGAATCAGCTTAAAAGCAACGGTCTTAATGGTGAAATCAAGTTGATTGTCGGAGGAGACGCAGTATCAGAAGCCTTTGCCGCCAGACTCGGTGCAGACGGCTATGCCCCTAATGCTGCCATGGGGGTAAAACTGATTAAATCATTGCTTACCAAAAACGATTGA
- a CDS encoding response regulator, translating into MNEHNDYDLIITDMTMPKLTGLKLAKAMMDIHPELPIILCTGYSKQISAQDATVNNIKVILKKPVSKIDLTETVRKVLDEANIYKGN; encoded by the coding sequence ATAAACGAACATAATGATTATGACCTTATTATTACAGACATGACTATGCCGAAATTAACCGGTTTAAAATTGGCTAAGGCAATGATGGATATCCATCCCGAACTTCCAATCATACTTTGTACCGGTTACAGCAAACAAATATCTGCACAGGATGCAACTGTAAACAATATTAAGGTCATATTAAAAAAGCCTGTATCAAAAATCGACTTGACTGAAACTGTCAGGAAAGTGCTGGATGAAGCCAATATTTATAAAGGAAATTGA
- a CDS encoding glycosyltransferase family 2 protein produces MEKINISIIVPFYNEEEGIKVVCEEILSVASKHFDTPWELLLVNDGSSDRTPSIIDSFAQNNVNCRAIHLTPNSGQSAALEAGFSKARGEIIATLDGDGQNDPADLPGLIDKMTQLNVDMLCGIRAERADTLIRKISSRVANALRSHLLKDNISDVGCALRVFRSACLPRIRFFRNAHRFFPALMIMAGYRVAETPVSHRPRLKGVSKYGLGINTRLWVGIADLAGVWWLQKRALRYNLKETEKTRGAFHE; encoded by the coding sequence ATGGAAAAAATAAATATCAGCATTATTGTTCCATTTTATAACGAAGAAGAAGGAATTAAAGTGGTGTGTGAAGAGATCCTTTCCGTGGCTTCAAAACATTTTGACACCCCCTGGGAATTACTCCTGGTCAATGATGGCTCTTCGGACAGAACCCCCTCTATTATTGATTCTTTCGCTCAAAACAACGTTAACTGCCGGGCCATTCATTTGACTCCCAACAGTGGCCAGTCAGCAGCCCTGGAAGCCGGTTTTTCAAAAGCCCGGGGAGAGATCATCGCCACCCTGGACGGAGATGGTCAAAATGATCCGGCGGATCTTCCCGGACTAATTGATAAAATGACACAACTGAATGTAGATATGCTTTGTGGCATAAGGGCAGAAAGGGCAGACACCCTGATCCGGAAAATTTCAAGCCGGGTGGCCAACGCTTTGAGATCCCATCTCCTGAAAGACAACATTTCTGATGTGGGGTGTGCCCTGAGAGTGTTTCGAAGTGCCTGTCTTCCCCGAATTCGATTTTTCCGGAACGCCCACCGATTTTTTCCGGCATTAATGATCATGGCCGGATATCGTGTTGCGGAAACCCCTGTTTCCCACAGGCCAAGGCTCAAAGGCGTCAGCAAATACGGTCTTGGCATAAACACCCGCCTATGGGTGGGAATTGCCGATCTTGCAGGGGTGTGGTGGCTTCAGAAAAGAGCCTTAAGGTATAATTTAAAAGAAACAGAAAAGACAAGAGGCGCATTCCATGAATAG
- a CDS encoding IS1380-like element ISDau2 family transposase produces the protein MTQGVLPFKYEEEKTQTGMTALAGLPVYLDLAKVIGLSKSIQKHLKVRKNSQGWTDSQMVLSLVLLNLAGGDCVDDLKILEADEGFCQILRKSETHGLSRKVRRTIESRWRKEKKRSVPSPSAVFRYLSKFHDAEQEDARKKSDVKAFIPAANDFLKGFGKINKDMIAGLNTVSVETTATLDMDATLAQTMKETASYCYKGFKAYQPFNTWWFEQGIILHTEFRDGNVPAGYEQLRVFKEALDCLPSNVEKVKLRSDTAAYQHDLLRYCEKGENKRFGRIEFAIGCNVTKAFKIAVAQVPDAQWQPIYKREKGLQLKTGSEWAEVCFVPNELCYSKDAPVYRYLAKRQRLVEQQPLPGMNDDKQLKLPFPTMEMDESRYKVFGVVTNIKYTQMNGENVIHWLHERCGKSEEVHAVMKDDLAGGKMPSSDFGTNAAWWWIMIIALNLNVMMKNLALAPSMKTKRMKAIRFSLVNIPGRVVKRSRTLFLRLSKGHPSYDLLVEARRKIAMLFGSWAPSG, from the coding sequence ATGACACAAGGCGTGCTTCCATTCAAGTATGAAGAAGAAAAAACTCAGACCGGCATGACCGCATTGGCTGGCCTGCCCGTCTATCTCGACTTGGCCAAAGTAATCGGGTTGTCCAAATCCATCCAAAAACATCTGAAGGTAAGAAAGAACTCGCAAGGCTGGACTGATTCCCAGATGGTTTTATCTTTGGTGCTGCTCAATCTTGCCGGAGGAGACTGTGTTGATGATTTAAAGATACTGGAGGCGGATGAAGGGTTCTGCCAAATATTGCGGAAATCAGAAACGCATGGTTTGAGTCGTAAGGTTCGCCGAACTATAGAGAGTAGGTGGCGGAAGGAAAAAAAACGTTCTGTGCCGTCCCCGTCAGCTGTCTTCAGGTATTTGTCCAAATTTCATGATGCTGAACAGGAGGATGCCCGAAAGAAGTCAGATGTTAAAGCATTTATCCCCGCCGCTAATGACTTCCTGAAGGGGTTTGGAAAGATTAATAAAGATATGATCGCTGGCTTGAATACAGTAAGCGTCGAGACAACGGCCACCTTGGACATGGATGCCACCCTGGCTCAAACCATGAAAGAGACAGCTTCTTATTGTTATAAAGGGTTCAAGGCTTACCAACCTTTCAACACATGGTGGTTTGAGCAAGGAATTATTCTTCACACAGAATTCCGGGACGGTAACGTGCCCGCTGGTTATGAACAGTTAAGGGTTTTTAAGGAAGCCTTGGACTGTCTTCCGAGCAATGTGGAAAAGGTGAAGCTCCGTTCAGATACTGCTGCTTACCAGCACGATCTTTTACGGTACTGTGAAAAAGGTGAAAATAAACGATTTGGTAGAATCGAATTTGCCATCGGCTGTAATGTGACTAAGGCATTCAAAATAGCGGTAGCTCAAGTGCCAGATGCCCAATGGCAGCCGATCTATAAAAGGGAGAAAGGTTTACAGTTAAAAACCGGTAGCGAGTGGGCCGAAGTGTGCTTTGTTCCCAACGAACTGTGCTATAGCAAAGATGCTCCGGTATACAGGTATCTTGCCAAACGGCAGCGCCTGGTTGAACAACAACCTTTGCCCGGTATGAATGATGATAAACAGCTTAAGCTTCCCTTCCCGACAATGGAAATGGATGAAAGCCGATACAAGGTATTTGGTGTCGTTACCAATATCAAATATACACAGATGAACGGGGAGAATGTGATCCACTGGCTTCATGAACGATGCGGTAAGAGTGAAGAGGTTCATGCGGTGATGAAAGACGATCTGGCCGGTGGAAAAATGCCATCATCTGACTTTGGTACAAATGCTGCGTGGTGGTGGATCATGATAATTGCCTTAAACCTGAATGTGATGATGAAAAATCTGGCGTTGGCTCCTTCGATGAAGACGAAACGGATGAAGGCCATCAGGTTTTCACTTGTCAATATCCCGGGGAGAGTAGTTAAACGATCCCGTACTCTGTTTTTGCGTTTATCTAAAGGGCACCCATCTTACGATCTCTTGGTTGAGGCGCGCAGAAAAATTGCAATGCTTTTCGGTTCATGGGCACCATCTGGATAA
- a CDS encoding methyl-accepting chemotaxis protein: MSLSKKLSLLILSFCLTLGLVGFFSLQTLKSNQIEGKKQGLKLILSFARQQSQFYVDQAEKGIITKEEAERQVINTLSNMHSGASYVWASGDKSLMRVHPSKKRVGQFQETQKKFLKILENAEFGYMQLNIKKPGTNKKVSKINCFVKLPKWNWVIGCGEFTDDLSAAYWNAASKFIIISVLLLVCVVTLAVFIAKSILVKIGGEPNYAAEVTNLIAEGRLNEKIEGNFQENSLLGSITKMQTALQKMVKSIQVGADKLTDSTKELSLISEDMSKSSQLTSEKSNSVATASEEMSTNMNAVSAAMEQSSTNTNMVGTAVEEMSSTIREIAQNTENARSMTHDAVEKTQTTTDQVDELGQAANQISKVVETITDISEQVNLLALNATIEAARAGEAGKGFAVVANEIKNLASQTALASSEIKGQIDGIQSSTRGTVEQISAISGIVSQINDIVSAIATAVEEQSVTTSEITQNMSQVTVGIQEVNENINQSSTVAAEITKDINDVNQSSVDMADRSEQIKRRATELSGFAEELHHLANQFKI; encoded by the coding sequence ATGTCTTTATCAAAAAAATTGAGCCTTCTTATTTTATCCTTCTGTCTCACCCTTGGCCTTGTCGGGTTTTTTTCATTGCAAACCTTAAAAAGCAACCAAATAGAGGGTAAAAAACAGGGGCTTAAGCTGATCCTGTCCTTTGCTCGTCAACAATCACAGTTCTATGTCGATCAGGCGGAAAAGGGTATCATCACCAAAGAGGAGGCTGAACGACAGGTCATCAATACCCTCTCTAACATGCATTCAGGCGCATCCTATGTGTGGGCCAGTGGCGATAAGTCATTGATGCGGGTACACCCCAGCAAAAAAAGAGTCGGCCAGTTCCAGGAGACCCAGAAAAAATTCTTAAAAATATTAGAAAACGCTGAGTTTGGATATATGCAGCTGAACATCAAAAAACCAGGCACTAACAAGAAGGTTTCAAAAATTAATTGTTTTGTCAAACTTCCAAAGTGGAACTGGGTGATTGGCTGCGGTGAGTTTACGGATGATCTAAGCGCTGCCTATTGGAACGCTGCGAGCAAATTTATCATCATATCTGTCCTGCTCCTGGTCTGTGTCGTAACCTTAGCCGTTTTTATCGCCAAAAGTATATTGGTAAAAATCGGCGGCGAGCCCAACTATGCGGCAGAAGTAACGAATCTCATCGCAGAGGGGCGGCTGAACGAAAAGATAGAGGGCAACTTTCAGGAGAATTCTTTGTTAGGTTCGATTACCAAGATGCAGACCGCTTTACAAAAAATGGTAAAAAGCATCCAGGTGGGGGCTGATAAACTCACTGACTCCACAAAGGAGTTGTCCCTGATCTCAGAGGACATGTCGAAAAGTTCCCAACTGACCTCTGAGAAATCAAATTCGGTTGCTACGGCATCAGAAGAGATGTCAACCAATATGAATGCCGTATCTGCTGCTATGGAACAGTCTTCGACGAATACGAACATGGTTGGAACCGCTGTTGAAGAAATGAGTTCTACAATCCGTGAGATTGCCCAAAATACTGAAAATGCACGCAGCATGACACATGATGCCGTTGAGAAAACTCAAACAACGACTGATCAGGTTGACGAGTTGGGCCAGGCTGCAAACCAGATTTCAAAAGTTGTCGAGACCATAACCGATATATCCGAACAGGTGAATCTTCTGGCCCTCAATGCAACCATTGAGGCGGCAAGGGCTGGGGAGGCAGGCAAAGGATTTGCCGTGGTGGCCAATGAGATAAAGAATCTTGCCAGCCAGACCGCTTTGGCGTCCAGCGAGATTAAGGGTCAGATTGATGGAATCCAGTCTTCAACACGGGGGACGGTGGAACAAATTTCAGCCATTTCAGGAATTGTTTCCCAAATTAACGATATCGTATCCGCAATAGCGACTGCTGTAGAGGAGCAGTCCGTAACAACCTCGGAAATTACCCAGAATATGTCCCAGGTAACCGTCGGAATACAGGAAGTCAATGAAAACATAAATCAAAGTTCCACTGTTGCAGCAGAGATTACGAAAGATATCAACGATGTAAATCAATCCTCTGTGGACATGGCCGACAGAAGTGAACAGATCAAAAGACGGGCGACAGAATTATCCGGTTTCGCAGAAGAATTGCATCACCTGGCAAACCAGTTTAAAATTTAA
- a CDS encoding PAS and helix-turn-helix domain-containing protein: MTQQYAETILNSLSAHVAIIDSNGVIIDTNKALREFAISNNPGMRPDMLNINYLKICDAANGETAGSAAQVAMGIRQVIKGNIDEFVMDYPCHSPGNKRWFYMRAVRVAGSQPLQIVVSHENITPLKIAEHKLLQREAELKQKTLGLEEANAALRALLRHRDEDLKEMEQTFFQNLKQTILPSFDQLKKLNPSGKEKKIISLIESELNNIASPFLRHISNFEAVLTPQELKIASLIKQGQSSKEIADLLNLSITTVNFHRRNLRDKLGLKNTATNLNTFLLHLN; the protein is encoded by the coding sequence ATGACACAACAATATGCTGAAACCATCCTTAATTCATTATCCGCCCACGTTGCCATCATTGACTCAAACGGTGTTATTATCGATACCAATAAAGCTTTGCGGGAGTTCGCTATATCCAACAACCCAGGTATGAGACCGGATATGCTCAATATAAATTATCTTAAAATATGTGATGCTGCCAATGGTGAAACAGCGGGAAGTGCTGCCCAGGTTGCAATGGGTATCCGGCAGGTCATCAAAGGAAATATTGATGAATTTGTCATGGATTATCCCTGCCACTCTCCAGGGAATAAACGCTGGTTTTACATGCGAGCCGTCCGGGTTGCAGGGTCACAGCCTTTACAGATTGTTGTCAGCCATGAAAACATCACACCACTCAAAATAGCAGAGCATAAGCTTCTGCAAAGGGAAGCTGAGCTCAAGCAGAAAACCCTTGGGCTTGAAGAAGCCAATGCGGCGTTAAGAGCCCTGCTGCGTCATCGGGATGAAGACCTCAAGGAAATGGAACAGACTTTTTTTCAGAACCTTAAGCAGACGATTCTTCCGTCCTTTGACCAGTTAAAAAAATTAAATCCCTCGGGCAAAGAAAAAAAAATAATCAGTCTCATTGAATCGGAGTTGAATAATATTGCCTCTCCATTTTTGCGCCATATTTCAAATTTTGAGGCTGTGCTTACCCCGCAGGAATTAAAGATTGCCTCATTGATTAAACAGGGCCAATCTTCCAAGGAAATTGCTGATTTATTAAACCTTTCCATAACCACTGTTAATTTCCATCGACGCAATCTGCGTGACAAACTGGGTTTGAAAAATACTGCAACCAATTTAAATACATTTTTACTGCATTTAAACTAA
- a CDS encoding flavodoxin family protein translates to MKRVLGLIGSPRKSGNCEIMTKEISRNIAEPHELFLLHLSDFNIKSCTGCYQCLFNDSCHLKDDLEIIIEQMKQADAFIIAAPAYVLGANAALKQLLDRSLAFHRHSAEIRRKPAIAVGLAGLKGKAGRTLLDIEGFLMGMGLTQKMSAMVYAALPGEVVLDDHNRQLAKAFAQSLFADAPLKNTIACPLCGSRTFRFSEGNEVQCMLCSNYGSIDMDAGVPRFTMALEDDIALSNEAVINHGQWLMDMKKRFKGVKEELKKIREDYRGEGKRVRPLPQ, encoded by the coding sequence ATGAAACGAGTACTGGGACTGATTGGTTCCCCGCGCAAATCCGGCAACTGTGAAATCATGACCAAGGAGATCAGCCGGAACATTGCTGAACCCCATGAGTTATTCCTGCTTCACCTCTCGGACTTCAACATTAAATCCTGCACCGGCTGTTACCAATGCCTGTTCAACGACTCTTGCCATTTAAAGGATGACCTTGAAATCATAATTGAACAGATGAAGCAGGCCGATGCCTTTATTATTGCTGCACCGGCCTATGTATTGGGAGCAAATGCCGCTCTGAAGCAGCTGCTGGATCGCTCCCTCGCCTTTCACCGTCATAGTGCTGAAATTCGGCGCAAACCAGCCATAGCTGTCGGGCTGGCCGGGCTGAAGGGAAAAGCGGGGAGAACCCTGCTCGATATCGAGGGATTCCTCATGGGTATGGGGCTGACCCAAAAAATGTCTGCCATGGTTTACGCTGCCCTGCCGGGAGAAGTTGTTTTAGATGATCACAACCGGCAGCTGGCCAAGGCGTTTGCACAATCTCTTTTTGCGGATGCCCCCCTCAAAAATACGATTGCCTGCCCCCTCTGCGGTAGCCGTACCTTTCGGTTCTCAGAGGGGAATGAAGTCCAGTGCATGCTGTGCAGCAATTATGGTTCCATAGATATGGATGCGGGTGTACCAAGGTTTACAATGGCATTGGAAGACGATATTGCCCTGAGTAATGAAGCGGTCATCAATCACGGGCAATGGTTGATGGATATGAAAAAAAGATTTAAAGGTGTAAAAGAAGAGTTGAAAAAAATTCGGGAAGATTATCGGGGGGAGGGCAAGCGGGTCCGCCCCCTTCCCCAATAG
- a CDS encoding sigma-54 interaction domain-containing protein, which yields MVDENVFFKNVTRLICGDLEIDKALKECLDYIRAFIPADAMGFVIYLPEQKMFETIARADLAGADTRSVKFPADTFYQNRMKTDFSAPRITVAHPGDPEDYTLKFIRQAGWMDGLSAIMIEMVLTGKRMGALPMISKKQIRYEKKHIRLISLLNEPFGIALTNCLRYRKVKELKNRLLDDKRYLEKELFHVNIQEIVGSDGGLKGVMESVAQVAALNSPVLLLGETGVGKEVIAKAIHMASGRRSGPFIKVNCGAIPESLIDSELFGHEKGAFTGALSRKLGRFERAHLGTIFLDEIGELPLDAQTRLLRVLEDMEIERVGGDETVSIDSRVLAATNRDLDAMIKNRQFREDLYFRLKVFPIEIPPLRDRKTDIPALVHYFMHKKAKEIAFPGIPALALNSLPILMAYDWPGNIRELENAVERALITCRGMPLSFDDLATAIGPKKGMIAPKDTDVEATDGLSTLNAAAASHIRKALQKCRGRVEGPHGAAVLLDVHPATLRQKMRRLGVPFGRRHKHLYQKGC from the coding sequence ATGGTTGATGAGAATGTGTTTTTTAAAAATGTCACCCGTCTGATCTGCGGGGATCTGGAAATTGACAAAGCCCTTAAGGAGTGCCTGGACTATATCAGAGCGTTTATTCCCGCAGACGCCATGGGGTTTGTGATTTATCTGCCCGAACAGAAGATGTTTGAAACCATCGCCAGGGCAGATCTTGCCGGAGCAGACACCAGATCCGTTAAATTCCCTGCGGACACGTTTTATCAGAACCGTATGAAAACCGATTTTTCAGCACCGCGCATCACTGTGGCACATCCCGGTGACCCAGAAGATTATACGCTGAAGTTCATCCGCCAGGCGGGTTGGATGGACGGTTTATCAGCCATTATGATTGAAATGGTACTCACGGGAAAGCGCATGGGGGCGCTGCCCATGATCAGTAAAAAACAAATCCGATATGAAAAAAAACACATCCGCCTGATTTCCCTGTTAAATGAGCCGTTTGGAATTGCCCTGACAAACTGCCTTCGGTACAGAAAGGTTAAGGAACTCAAGAACCGGTTGTTAGATGATAAGCGATATCTGGAAAAAGAGCTTTTTCATGTCAATATCCAGGAAATCGTAGGGTCTGATGGAGGCCTTAAAGGTGTTATGGAATCTGTTGCCCAGGTTGCCGCTTTAAACAGTCCGGTTTTATTGCTTGGTGAAACAGGGGTGGGTAAAGAAGTGATCGCAAAAGCAATCCATATGGCCTCTGGGCGCCGCAGCGGTCCTTTTATAAAAGTAAACTGTGGCGCTATCCCTGAATCCCTGATTGACAGCGAACTGTTCGGTCATGAGAAAGGAGCTTTCACAGGTGCATTGTCCCGCAAGTTGGGAAGATTTGAACGGGCCCATCTGGGCACCATATTTCTGGATGAAATCGGTGAACTGCCATTGGATGCGCAAACGCGACTTCTGAGGGTCCTGGAAGATATGGAAATAGAACGGGTCGGCGGGGATGAAACTGTAAGTATAGACAGCAGAGTACTTGCTGCCACCAATCGTGACCTTGATGCAATGATAAAAAACAGACAGTTCCGTGAAGACCTCTATTTCAGGCTGAAGGTGTTTCCCATAGAAATTCCACCGTTAAGGGACAGGAAAACGGATATCCCGGCCCTGGTGCACTATTTTATGCACAAAAAAGCAAAAGAGATTGCATTCCCGGGCATCCCGGCATTGGCCCTGAATTCTCTGCCGATACTCATGGCATATGACTGGCCCGGAAACATCCGTGAGCTTGAGAATGCAGTGGAGCGGGCTTTGATCACCTGTCGCGGTATGCCACTTTCATTTGACGATCTTGCAACAGCAATCGGGCCGAAAAAAGGGATGATTGCTCCAAAGGACACTGATGTAGAGGCTACTGATGGTTTATCTACATTGAATGCAGCAGCAGCGAGTCATATAAGGAAAGCTTTGCAAAAATGCCGGGGACGCGTGGAAGGCCCCCATGGAGCTGCTGTTCTTCTGGATGTCCATCCGGCCACCCTGAGGCAAAAAATGCGGAGACTCGGGGTGCCTTTTGGTAGGCGACACAAGCATTTGTATCAAAAGGGGTGTTAA
- a CDS encoding tyrosine-type recombinase/integrase, with translation MEALREAPEELLWKANFNSDNSVDTYDRAIRTFLDFLGISSPEELRTITHGHVIAFKKFLQDQGRSARTINNRLSAISSLFNHLIDQQVVKINVAQGVKRMPVNASRVEAKVLAPVEVRNLLNSPDVSKLQGLRDKAILSTLFFTGCRVSEVCSLKVRDFYEEQGFFVLDFWVKGGKRNRMAINQELQITLDQYLTETGHGPDQASFLFLPVKSGYKALDPKRKLSRRTIDHLFNKYANTIGIAGITPHSARATFITQALENNCPIEAVQKTVGHAQIKTTQMYDKRTAKYRESASFAVRY, from the coding sequence ATGGAGGCTCTCCGGGAGGCGCCGGAGGAGCTTTTGTGGAAAGCAAATTTCAATTCGGACAATTCCGTGGACACCTATGACAGGGCCATCCGGACTTTTTTAGATTTCCTGGGGATCTCTTCTCCGGAAGAGTTGCGGACGATCACCCACGGCCATGTTATTGCCTTTAAAAAATTCCTGCAAGACCAGGGCAGGAGCGCCCGCACCATCAATAACCGCCTCTCCGCCATCTCCTCCCTATTCAATCACCTGATCGATCAGCAGGTGGTTAAAATAAATGTCGCCCAGGGAGTTAAGCGTATGCCGGTGAACGCTTCCCGGGTTGAGGCAAAAGTATTAGCGCCTGTCGAGGTCCGGAATCTCCTCAACTCACCGGATGTTTCCAAGCTACAGGGGTTGAGGGACAAGGCCATTTTGAGCACGCTCTTTTTTACAGGGTGTCGGGTGTCCGAGGTGTGTTCCCTCAAGGTCAGAGACTTTTACGAGGAACAGGGCTTTTTTGTGCTGGATTTCTGGGTGAAAGGCGGGAAGCGCAACCGCATGGCCATCAACCAGGAACTGCAGATCACCTTGGACCAATATCTGACAGAGACCGGACACGGGCCCGACCAGGCAAGCTTTCTTTTTTTGCCGGTCAAGTCGGGTTACAAAGCATTGGATCCTAAAAGGAAACTCAGTCGTAGAACCATCGACCATCTGTTTAACAAATACGCAAATACAATCGGCATTGCCGGCATCACGCCTCATTCCGCCAGGGCCACCTTTATCACCCAGGCCCTGGAGAACAATTGTCCCATCGAGGCGGTACAGAAAACGGTCGGCCATGCGCAGATCAAGACCACGCAGATGTATGATAAGCGCACGGCCAAATACAGGGAAAGCGCAAGCTTTGCGGTCAGGTATTGA
- a CDS encoding HD domain-containing phosphohydrolase encodes MLDEIIGEMGPVNILVVDDEEGIRGLFKKVLKKEGYQCQVAENGEQALEIISKEKFELVISDIDMPVMNGIDLSKKILAADYSDIIVMTGQVRSYHYDEIINIGVNDFVTKPFSPSELILRVKRVLRERQLKQVAKQSHEELKQAYIDSIHRLVMASEFKDEDTGDHIVRIGKYSCLMAEKLGWPEKDIEIIRYASPMHDVGKIGIPDRIMLKPGKLTHEEFETMKTHTTIGAELLSKSKSEILKMARDIALSHHEKYNGKGYPNGLSEEKIPIAGRIVAIVDTFDALTSKRPYKEPYPPEIALDIIQNEKGKHFDPQITDLFMENRNDFFKIRETIGVFEKIDLANFMISERDKDNFIT; translated from the coding sequence ATGCTTGATGAAATAATCGGTGAAATGGGGCCGGTCAACATACTTGTTGTAGATGATGAAGAAGGTATCCGGGGTTTATTTAAAAAGGTACTTAAAAAAGAAGGGTATCAATGTCAGGTCGCTGAGAATGGCGAGCAGGCCCTTGAAATAATATCCAAAGAAAAATTTGAATTGGTGATATCAGATATTGATATGCCGGTTATGAACGGGATTGATTTATCAAAAAAAATTCTTGCAGCTGATTATTCTGATATCATCGTCATGACAGGACAAGTGAGAAGTTATCATTATGACGAGATTATTAATATCGGGGTCAACGATTTTGTTACAAAACCTTTTAGCCCATCAGAACTTATTTTGAGAGTCAAGCGGGTTCTCAGGGAACGACAATTGAAGCAAGTTGCCAAGCAATCCCATGAAGAACTCAAACAAGCCTACATTGATTCCATACATCGCCTGGTTATGGCATCTGAATTTAAAGACGAAGACACCGGCGATCATATTGTCAGAATCGGAAAATACAGTTGTTTAATGGCAGAAAAGCTTGGCTGGCCAGAAAAAGATATAGAGATTATCCGGTATGCTTCCCCAATGCACGATGTGGGGAAAATAGGTATACCGGACAGGATTATGCTTAAACCCGGAAAGTTAACGCATGAAGAGTTTGAAACCATGAAAACTCATACCACAATTGGAGCAGAATTATTATCAAAATCTAAATCCGAGATACTAAAAATGGCCAGAGATATTGCATTATCCCATCATGAAAAGTATAACGGTAAAGGGTATCCCAACGGTCTTTCAGAAGAAAAAATTCCAATTGCAGGAAGAATTGTGGCGATTGTCGACACATTTGATGCACTGACATCAAAACGGCCATATAAGGAACCATATCCTCCCGAGATAGCACTGGATATCATCCAGAATGAAAAAGGCAAACATTTCGATCCCCAGATCACGGATTTGTTTATGGAGAATCGTAATGACTTTTTTAAAATTCGGGAAACCATCGGTGTATTTGAAAAAATTGATCTCGCTAATTTTATGATCAGTGAAAGAGATAAAGATAATTTTATAACTTAG